Proteins encoded by one window of Panicum virgatum strain AP13 chromosome 7N, P.virgatum_v5, whole genome shotgun sequence:
- the LOC120681428 gene encoding uncharacterized protein LOC120681428 — MPLTRCPKCPRLDPLVRCTTKRTENGNFGREFVKCESKAQAGKALKQCHFFMWLDEYIAALGICRDDMMTGAAPEQAVDSRAYVATDTLAAELKNMNANLAELKIMNANLAELKKMNADLAELKNMNADLAELKNMKKLFKVFYISLISIGVLFLMMNH; from the exons ATGCCACTCACCCGCTGTCCAAAATGCCCACGGTTGGATCCCCTTGTGAGGTGCACAACGAAAAGGACAGAGAATGGCAACTTTGGCCGTGAGTTCGTGAAGTGCGAAAGCAAGGCGCAGGCAGGAAAG GCTCTTAAACAATGCCACTTTTTTATGTGGTTGGATGAGTATATTGCGGCACTAGGCATATGCAGGGATGACATGATGACCGGAGCAGCCCCGGAACAAGCCGTCGACAGTAGGGCATATGTGGCTACCGACACACTTGCTGCCGAACTGAAGAACATGAATGCCAACCTTGCCGAACTAAAGATCATGAATGCCAACCTTGCCGAACTGAAGAAAATGAATGCCGACCTTGCCGAACTGAAGAACATGAATGCCGACCTTGCCGAACTGAAGAACATGAAGAAATTGTTTAAAGTCTTTTATATTTCTTTGATATCTATCGGTGTGCTTTTTCTTATGATGAATCATTGA
- the LOC120680824 gene encoding uncharacterized protein LOC120680824, with the protein MPRSCCLAASVLLLALAVAASATSPAASPFEARQQDKRTIPSDAHLEEATRLLAAEGATLAAIWAAKKDTLARPLEEQPSGGVATQGDDQSSSGSGEHGKEGEKQGKSCLTKEECHKKKLLCGKGCTLSAHSKCAAKCTKSCVPTC; encoded by the coding sequence ATGCCTCGCTCTTGCTGCCTGGCGGCGTCAGTACTGCTCCTCGCGCTCGCCGTGGCGGCCagcgccacctcgccggcggcctcacCGTTCGAGGCGCGCCAGCAGGACAAGCGGACCATCCCGAGCGACGCGCACCTCGAGGAGGCCACGCGCCTGCTGGCCGCGGAGGGCGCGACGCTGGCGGCCATCTGGGCGGCGAAGAAGGACACGCTGGCGAGGCCGCTTGAGGAGCAGCCGAGCGGCGGCGTAGCCACGCAGGGCGACGACCAGAGCTCGTCGGGAAGCGGCGAGCACGGCAAGGAGGGCGAGAAGCAGGGCAAGAGCTGCCTCACCAAGGAGGAGTGCCACAAGAAGAAGCTACTCTGCGGCAAGGGCTGCACGCTCTCGGCGCACAGCAAGTGCGCCGCCAAGTGCACCAAGTCCTGTGTCCCCACCTGCTAG
- the LOC120680823 gene encoding katanin p80 WD40 repeat-containing subunit B1 homolog KTN80.2-like, translating into MTTNTKRAYKLQEFVAHSSNVNCLKIGRKTSRVLLTGGEDHKVNLWAIGKPNSILSLSGHTSAVESVGFDSTEVFVAAGAASGTIKLWDLQEAKIVRTLTGHRSNCMSVDFHPFGEFFASGSLDTNLKIWDIRRKNCIHTYKGHTRGVNAIRFTPDGRWVVSGGEDNTVKLWDLTAGKLLHEFKCHEGQIQCIDFHPHEFLLATGSADKTVKFWDLETFELIGSTGPETTGVRSMTFNPDGRSLLCGLHESLKVFSWEPIRCHDTVDVGWSRLADLNVHEGKLLGCSFNQSCVGIWVVDLTRLEPYATGTSTKVNGHSELKTVSSSTLPLQNDSGSRANIGRSSVLQNSENNLKASSGRLSVSQNSDSALKETKSTASSGLVPSTPQRAGVGSNNRSFGNSAFASGGTTLKRSSLRSHNASSVSNFSKADVVPVIVPRTISGGELATDSRSDAADVAPVLSKATRRADPATESRKESTDVEPIIPRASSRTEISSDSVPVIISKSGRRLESGADSKKESADAAPVVVPRSNTKMEMASDSAPILSKPNRKVDPGTDSKKESADAAPVIVPRTSSRTEMSSDSRREPSAGRVSPFRIQSRYAELRKLTHAKVDSGSKNTETDDFNCQIFPSRRNGVFQTISSEETCEDMKHGAVDRMPFSNSSEPSASVRSENYVSRMRKPRDNCYVEVSRAGRARSNVSNWEGRDQSPSHEEPTTSSSSLAPTGRSYLSRGSNQASETPTIASDEDVLSLLMEQHELFLSSTRSRLTKLQIIHQMWVRNDIRGVLSAMEKMCDHAVSADMASVLMEKSETITLDLCTSILPVVTDLLESKTDRHLGVSLELLVKLVRTFGPMIHSTVSSGPSSVGVDLEAEQRRERCNLCFIELEKVKNKLPFLTRRKGAVANAAQELTLVFQEVMS; encoded by the exons ATGACCACCAACACCAAGCGCGCCTACAAGCTCC AGGAGTTTGTGGCGCACTCGTCCAATGTTAACTGCCTCAAGATTGGGAGGAAGACCTCACGGGTTCTTCTCACAGGAGGAGAGGATCATAAGGTCAATCTTTGGGCTATTGGGAAGCCCAATTCAATATTG AGTTTATCTGGCCATACAAGTGCTGTGGAGTCGGTTGGTTTTGATTCCACAGAAGTTTTTGTGGCTGCAGGAGCAGCTAGTGGAACAATAAAATTATGGGATTTGCAGGAGGCGAAGA TTGTCCGCACCCTTACCGGACATAGGTCAAACTGTATGTCAGTTGATTTTCATCCCTTTGGGGAATTCTTTGCCTCTGGGTCATTGGACACTAATCTGAAGATATGGGATATAAGAAGGAAGAATTGCATCCATACATACAAAGGTCACACACGAGGGGTGAATGCTATTAGATTCACACCTGATGGCCGGTGGGTTGTATCTGGCGGTGAAGATAATACAGTGAAG CTCTGGGATCTGACAGCCGGAAAGTTATTACATGAATTCAAGTGCCATGAGGGTCAGATTCAGTGCATAGATTTCCATCCCCATGAGTTCCTTTTGGCAACAG GTTCAGCTGATAAAACTGTCAAGTTCTGGGATTTGGAGACCTTTGAGTTGATTGGATCTACTGGACCTGAG ACAACAGGTGTTCGATCCATGACATTCAATCCTGACGGAAGATCTCTGTTATGTGGGTTGCACGAAAGCTTAAAG GTTTTCTCTTGGGAGCCAATAAGATGCCATGATACTGTGGATGTGGGATGGTCTAGACTTGCTGATTTGAATGTTCATGAGGGAAAACTTCTTGGTTGTTCTTTCAATCAAAGTTGTGTTGGAATATGGGTTGTTGATCTGACG CGTCTTGAGCCATATGCAACTGGTACATCAACAAAAGTAAATGGTCATTCTGAATTGAAGACTGTGTCAAGCAGCACTTTGCCTTTACAAAATGACAGTGGTTCAAGGGCTAACATTGGGCGATCAtcagttttgcaaaattcagagaATAACTTAAAAGCTTCTTCAGGAAGACTGTCGGTTTCTCAGAACTCAGATTCTGCACTCAAAGAGACAAAATCAACAGCCT CAAGCGGATTGGTCCCAAGCACACCACAAAGGGCTGGAGTTGGCTCCAATAATAGATCTTTTGGAAATTCAGCTTTTGCATCTGGTGGTACCACCTTGAAGAGAAGTTCATTGAGGAGTCACAATGCCTCTAGTGTTAGCAATTTCAGTAAAGCTGATGTAGTGCCTGTGATTGTTCCAAGAACTATCTCAGGAGGGGAGCTGGCTACTGATTCTAGAAGTGATGCTGCTGATGTGGCACCTGTTCTTTCTAAGGCAACCAGAAGGGCTGATCCTGCTACTGAGTCTAGAAAAGAAAGTACTGATGTGGAACCTATTATCCCTAGAGCAAGTTCAAGAACGGAAATATCCTCTGATTCAGTACCTGTTATTATttccaagtcaggcagaaggcTGGAGTCTGGCGCTGATTCAAAAAAAGAAAGCGCCGATGCTGCACCTGTTGTTGTTCCTAGGTCAAATACAAAAATGGAAATGGCCTCTGATTCTGCACCTATTCTTTCAAAGCCAAACAGAAAGGTAGATCCTGGTACAGATTCAAAGAAAGAAAGTGCTGATGCAGCACCTGTCATCGTCCCCAGAACAAGTTCAAGAACAGAAATGTCCTCAGATTCTAGGAGAGAACCTTCTGCTGGAAGAGTATCGCCATTCAGAATCCAGTCAAGATACGCTGAGCTACGCAAGTTAACCCATGCAAAAGTTGACAGCGGAAGTAAAAATACTGAAACAGATGACTTCAATTGCCAAATATTTCCCTCCCGGAGAAATGGTGTTTTTCAAACAATAAGTTCTGAAGAAACTTGTGAAGATATGAAGCATGGTGCAGTTGACAGGATGCCATTTTCAAATTCATCAGAACCGAGTGCAAGTGTCCGCAGTGAGAATT ATGTTTCTAGAATGCGGAAACCAAGAGATAACTGCTATGTTGAAGTTTCAAGAGCAG GTAGAGCAAGATCAAATGTCTCTAATTGGGAAGGGAGGGATCAATCCCCTAGTCATGAAGAACCAACAACAAGCAGTTCTTCGCTGGCTCCTACAGGCCGTTCATATTTATCT AGGGGAAGCAATCAAGCTTCTGAAACTCCAACCATTGCTAGCGATGAGGATGTTCTGTCCCTTCTAATGGAGCAACATGAGCTATTTCTAAGCTCAACGCGGTCTCGCCTGACAAAATTGCAG ATTATTCATCAGATGTGGGTAAGAAACGACATCAGAGGTGTTCTCTCTGCGATGGAGAAGATGTGTGATCATGCT GTCTCTGCCGATATGGCAAGTGTTCTGATGGAGAAAAGTGAAACAATCACACTAGATTTATGTACCTCTATCTTGCCTGTTGTCACTGACCTTCTGGAGAGTAAAACTGACAG ACATTTAGGTGTTTCATTGGAATTGTTGGTGAAGCTTGTCAGGACCTTTGGTCCAATGATACATTCGACAGTATCATCAGGTCCTTCTTCTGTTGGTGTAGATCTTGAGGCAGAGCAAAG GCGGGAGCGCTGCAACTTATGCTTCATTGAACTGGAGAAAGTAAAAAATAAGCTTCCTTTTCTTACAAG AAGAAAAGGGGCAGTTGCAAATGCAGCACAGGAGCTCACTCTTGTCTTCCAGGAAGTTATGAGTTGA